A genome region from Babesia bigemina genome assembly Bbig001, chromosome : I includes the following:
- a CDS encoding NUCLEOLAR RNA-ASSOCIATED PROTEIN, putative, whose amino-acid sequence MPEKKRPRKRKASGGHRNPLIGDRHLPLEQALDSGVIYGTSLPISRLNRLINRECVDFDADGSSVGQSPLATLLRNFRSFVTTVPTVLLTREFIDKPAYGRCFRTEFNACWSNFEYGVPESVDVVGRGALGFLNRRNPTLDVSIMLPQAIFNPKDYINYRYLNKRNAWLCRLYEDVHVALEAGESSPLLEGLENCHLVAELHFRRPKVYIDFLLAVANATYCLRVSAHVDEATFKHAPMAPTRNNVRSTTTLLKPSGVPGTPAESDMRPTPTYNAAILEDLLKNRVNAKLRAAFDSHAKMRGALTLLTVWTHTQGLTATNLGCTSDRLHIVASMWCSKGLEAAEKRRVRRKVKDESDDAASVDDSENVEVSHDPTSSSPISGGSTDATETHGLGDEADKSSIQSGLPFDNGLTGCVFALILCHVVSANRFPTEIEAFPLFLAALKFLASMDFKQKYYIIGRDKAFNSHAADDDDSTTAVSTSDDASNEDGAKLLEAQQKVINAISIPELYLDDSVSFNVLHKVVVTFDEVVARAKATLTVARDLSSPFLYCQLFDISHDTRCYSDVRLIMNTCPLLSGFDIWELGESEYMAARIRSILEYGLKDRLAHLYFRMSESNALMVMIGFDESVQRSTDVGPLTNSPESVYFRHFWKRLTETRSFADGSICECILWNQILPDIDVDPCASSSLERLAGRNLNVQILSTILQLHLDQFKPVILDCDTSFAFDKPNTKDGDRRHLMYVELPIVVSDNRLATEHRTKLMNAYNELNGLLRSLENVPLKVSNVFVCSPEFGYADVGPSKLRHRLLVELETSTKWPKDPAAILSVKIALGIAMLKELFKNHDIKSRMSENGDMELQFQGIRFCIKILCQRETQPLIESIRNFNPDENKLPTDSSLEMVREYFRSIQIERCKVGALKSPSFSASVRLSKAFTASCIVPNGEFLCETLNWFIFCSQDFLLSPPLSGYTGFMRFLYMVAHYDWEHRPLVIYNEEPRYEMLDSKKPSWAPYFWLCTPEDPYCLVPNMPSTMLSKRFVGQCQRFIAKLDEHFMKPINLAAYFAAERRAYNMTLELENVYRKLKYSAGGESFKLSQEEAHFLLDTFVTSLKKSFSGILELAYNHLELQGTHTPAGNIMIYVKINPMACIPTGSPKGSWPHHMIICDGRTIFVPNMPAIWTHIHAMGDGLLREIRFT is encoded by the coding sequence ATGCCGGAGAAGAAAAGGCCGCGTAAGCGGAAGGCCTCCGGAGGTCATCGCAATCCCCTAATCGGCGATAGGCATCTGCCGCTCGAGCAAGCTCTGGATTCCGGGGTCATATACGGGACATCGTTGCCCATATCTCGTCTCAATAGGCTTATAAATAGGGAGTGTGTGGACTTTGACGCCGACGGTAGCAGTGTTGGCCAATCGCCACTGGCTACACTTCTGAGAAACTTCAGATCCTTCGTAACAACAGTTCCGACCGTGCTGTTGACTCGTGAATTTATCGATAAGCCAGCCTATGGGCGTTGCTTCCGGACGGAATTCAACGCGTGCTGGTCCAACTTCGAGTATGGCGTTCCCGAGAGTGTTGACGTCGTCGGCAGGGGAGCGCTTGGATTTCTTAATCGGCGAAATCCTACCCTGGATGTCTCCATAATGTTGCCGCAGGCGATATTCAACCCCAAGGACTACATAAACTATCGCTATCTCAACAAACGAAATGCCTGGCTATGTCGACTATACGAGGATGTACATGTGGCATTGGAGGCCGGTGAATCTAgcccgctgctggagggaTTGGAAAATTGCCATTTGGTGGCAGAGCTGCATTTCCGAAGACCCAAAGTTTACATTGATTTCCTCCTGGCAGTGGCGAATGCCACGTATTGCCTTCGTGTCTCGGCTCACGTTGACGAGGCGACTTTCAAGCACGCGCCTATGGCGCCGACAAGAAATAATGTCAGATCGACTACTACGCTATTGAAGCCTTCCGGAGTTCCTGGGACTCCTGCGGAATCGGATATGCGCCCGACGCCGACTTACAATGCTGCCATATTGGAGGACTTGCTCAAGAACCGTGTTAACGCTAAACTCAGAGCTGCATTCGATAGCCATGCTAAAATGCGCGGCGCTTTAACTTTGCTAACGGTGTGGACGCATACCCAAGGTCTAACAGCAACGAATTTGGGGTGTACATCCGATAGATTGCATATCGTAGCGTCTATGTGGTGTTCGAAGGGTTTGGAAGCAGCGGAAAAACGTCGAGTCCGACGTAAGGTCAAGGATGAATCCGATGATGCTGCATCAGTTGATGATTCAGAGAACGTTGAAGTTTCGCACGATCCAACATCAAGTTCTCCAATTTCCGGAGGTTCCACTGACGCAACTGAAACACACGGATTAGGCGATGAAGCGGACAAATCATCAATACAATCTGGGTTACCATTCGACAACGGACTGACGGGTTGCGTTTTTGCGTTGATTCTCTGCCATGTGGTGTCTGCCAACCGTTTTCCAACTGAAATAGAAGCCTTCCCGCTGTTCCTGGCGGCGCTCAAATTTTTGGCTTCGATGGACTTCAAACAGAAGTACTACATAATTGGGAGGGATAAGGCGTTCAATAGTCACGCGgctgacgacgatgactcCACAACGGCAGTTTCAACCTCCGACGATGCTAGCAACGAGGATGGCGCTAAACTGCTGGAGGCACAACAGAAGGTCATTAACGCGATATCGATCCCCGAATTGTATTTGGATGATAGTGTGTCATTCAACGTGCTTCACAAGGTGGTCGTAACTTTTGATGAGGTCGTTGCCAGAGCCAAGGCTACACTCACGGTTGCCAGGGATCTATCTAGCCCCTTTTTGTATTGCCAACTGTTCGACATATCGCATGACACACGTTGTTACAGTGATGTGAGGTTAATAATGAACACATGCCCTCTATTATCAGGGTTCGATATCTGGGAGTTGGGTGAGTCAGAGTACATGGCAGCCAGGATAAGGTCCATTCTGGAGTATGGACTAAAGGACAGACTGGCTCATCTGTACTTTAGGATGTCGGAAAGTAACGCACTAATGGTAATGATTGGCTTCGACGAATCAGTGCAGCGATCGACGGATGTGGGACCTTTGACGAATTCGCCGGAAAGTGTTTATTTCCGTCACTTTTGGAAACGCCTCACCGAAACTCGGAGCTTTGCAGACGGGTCCATTTGCGAATGTATCCTTTGGAACCAGATACTTCCGGATATCGACGTGGATCCATGCGCCAGTTCTAGCCTAGAACGCCTTGCCGGCCGTAACTTGAACGTGCAGATcctctccaccatcctccAGTTACACCTCGACCAGTTCAAGCCGGTGATATTGGACTGTGACACTTCCTTTGCGTTTGACAAGCCAAACACTAAAGACGGTGACAGGCGTCACCTGATGTACGTGGAGTTGCCCATAGTGGTGTCTGACAATCGCCTGGCGACAGAGCACCGGACGAAACTCATGAACGCTTACAACGAACTCAACGGATTACTGCGTTCACTTGAAAACGTTCCGTTGAAGGTCTCTAATGTGTTCGTTTGTAGTCCTGAGTTCGGCTACGCAGATGTCGGGCCGTCGAAACTGCGTCACCGTCTGCTGGTCGAGTTGGAAACCTCCACCAAGTGGCCAAAGGATCCCGCTGCCATTCTGAGTGTCAAGATTGCGCTTGGAATTGCAATGTTGAAGGAGCTGTTTAAGAACCACGATATCAAGTCGCGCATGTCGGAAAATGGTGACATGGAGCTTCAGTTCCAGGGGATCAGGTTCTGCATCAAAATCCTATGCCAAAGAGAAACTCAGCCGTTGATTGAATCGATCAGGAATTTCAATCCTGATGAGAACAAGTTGCCAACCGATAGCTCATTGGAGATGGTGCGAGAATACTTCCGGTCGATTCAAATTGAACGATGCAAGGTGGGAGCCTTGAAATCGCCAAGCTTCAGTGCCAGCGTCCGCCTCAGCAAGGCCTTCACGGCAAGTTGCATCGTTCCAAATGGCGAATTCTTGTGTGAAACTCTCAACTGGTTCATATTCTGCTCCCAGGATTTCCTGCTGTCGCCACCGCTGAGTGGCTACACCGGCTTTATGAGGTTTCTGTACATGGTTGCCCATTACGATTGGGAACATCGGCCTCTGGTAATTTACAACGAAGAGCCCAGGTACGAAATGCTGGATTCGAAAAAACCATCGTGGGCGCCGTATTTCTGGCTGTGCACCCCGGAGGACCCCTACTGCCTAGTGCCCAATATGCCGTCCACGATGTTATCCAAACGGTTCGTGGGGCAGTGCCAGCGCTTCATCGCCAAGTTGGACGAGCACTTCATGAAGCCGATCAACCTAGCGGCATATTTCGCGGCAGAACGCAGAGCGTACAACATGACGTTGGAGCTTGAGAACGTGTACCGTAAGCTGAAGTACTCGGCAGGAGGTGAATCTTTCAAGCTCTCACAGGAGGAGGCGCACTTCCTCCTGGACACCTTCGTAACGAGTCTGAAGAAATCGTTCTCAGGAATCTTGGAACTGGCGTACAACCACCTGGAGTTGCAAGGGACCCACACCCCTGCTGGCAACATCATGATCTACGTCAAGATCAACCCGATGGCATGCATACCTACGGGCAGCCCCAAAGGTTCATGGCCGCATCACATGATAATTTGCGATGGGCGCACCATTTTCGTCCCAAACATGCCGGCCATCTGGACCCATATTCATGCAATGGGGGATGGGCTCTTACGAGAAATTCGTTTCACATAG